DNA from Aliarcobacter butzleri:
TAGGATATTTACTTTTTGATAATACTTTAACATTTGTTGAAGGTGTTGTTCTTTTGGTTGGTTTCTTTATATTAGTTGGCTGGTCTATTTATGCTGCAATTAAAGGAAAAGGTGATGCCTTAGAATCTGAAATAAATGATGAGTTACTAGAACACGAAATGAGTTTAAGAGCTGGAGTTATTTGGTTAATAGTTGGGCTTATTTTATTAATAGCAAGTTCTAGGCTTCTTGTTTGGGGAGCTGTTGGAGTTGCTACTGAATTTGGAGTAAGTGACTTGATAATTGGTCTTACAATAGTTGCTCTTGGTACTTCTTTACCTGAATTAGCAGCTTCAATTGTAGCAGCAAGAAAAGGTGAACATGATATTGCTATTGGAAATGTTGTTGGTTCTAATATGTTTAATATTTTAGCGGTTATTGGAATTGCAGTTGTAATTGCTCCTATGAATATTATTTCATTTGAAGTTTTACAAAGGGATTGGATAACGATGCTACTTTTAACAATAGCTCTTTTATTTATGGCTTATGGATTCAAAAATAAAGAAGGTGAAATTACAAGATTAGAAGGATTTATTCTTGTTGTTTGTTATGTAGCATATAATACTTATTTGGGAATGACACTTGTTGGAAATATATAAATAAGGCTTTAAGCCTTATTTTA
Protein-coding regions in this window:
- a CDS encoding calcium/sodium antiporter, with the protein product MFLFLGAIVAGFAILVWSADKFVEGAASTAKHLGMPSLLIGILIVGFGTSAPEMVVSAIAAMEGNSGLALGNAIGSNIVNIALILGITAIIAPIAVNSKIVKKEIPILLIIVLFLGYLLFDNTLTFVEGVVLLVGFFILVGWSIYAAIKGKGDALESEINDELLEHEMSLRAGVIWLIVGLILLIASSRLLVWGAVGVATEFGVSDLIIGLTIVALGTSLPELAASIVAARKGEHDIAIGNVVGSNMFNILAVIGIAVVIAPMNIISFEVLQRDWITMLLLTIALLFMAYGFKNKEGEITRLEGFILVVCYVAYNTYLGMTLVGNI